The window CTTCAGGTTGAACTTGATCGTGCCATGGGTCGCCGGATGGGACGGCCCCATCTGCAGCTCCATGATCTCGCTCGGCAGCTCTTGCTCTTCGGCTTTCATTTTTTGCGATTGATCTCGTGCTGCAGTCGGCGCAACTTGTTATTCGACCGTTCATCGACGAACGTGCCGTCGACATGACGCTCCGGCACGCGCGGTTGGCACTGATTGATCGGATAATCTTTTCTCAGCGGGTGACCCTGGAATTCGTCATACAAAAGAATCCGCCGCAAGTCGGGATGATCGACAAAGCGAATACCGTAAAGGTCCCATACTTCGCGCTCGAGAAAGTTGGCGCCGCGCCACAGCGGCGTTAGCGACAGCACCGTCGCGTCGCTCTCCGGCACCGGCACGCGCACGCGCAAACGACAGCCGCCCTGCGTCACGGTGAGCTGATAGACCACTTCGAAACGCGGCTCTTTCTTTTTCCAATAGTCGACCGCCGTAATGTCCGAGAGTAAATCGAAACCCAACTGCGCATCTTCTTTGAGCAAACGAAAGCTGTCGCGCAGCCCGTCGCGGCTGAGCATTACAACGTTGTCGCCCTGCGGCTGCAACGTTTCCAAAACCTTCGACCCAAGTTTTTCTTGGATGTATGAAAGGACCGGGCTCGCCTCAGCCATGCCGCATCAATCCCACTCCAGGGCCCCTTTTTTCCAGACGTAGATGTAGCCGACGGTCAAGATGATCAGAAAAATTCCCATCTGAATCAGGCCGAACATGCCCAACTGCCGGAAATAAATCGCCCATGGATACAGAAACACCACTTCAAGGTCGAAAATC is drawn from Deltaproteobacteria bacterium and contains these coding sequences:
- a CDS encoding NADH-quinone oxidoreductase subunit C, yielding MAEASPVLSYIQEKLGSKVLETLQPQGDNVVMLSRDGLRDSFRLLKEDAQLGFDLLSDITAVDYWKKKEPRFEVVYQLTVTQGGCRLRVRVPVPESDATVLSLTPLWRGANFLEREVWDLYGIRFVDHPDLRRILLYDEFQGHPLRKDYPINQCQPRVPERHVDGTFVDERSNNKLRRLQHEINRKK